Proteins found in one Populus alba chromosome 14, ASM523922v2, whole genome shotgun sequence genomic segment:
- the LOC118033528 gene encoding probable receptor-like protein kinase At2g42960: MDSSIQAILAAAASFFLITLIFAIIVIVCKSTSNQDCRRRRRQRHHHQTRTVPNPELSITIDESATFDPAMNRISMEELKVSTKNFSADLIIGDGSFGLVYKATLFNGSTVAIKKLDPDAFQGFREFRAEMETLGKLRHRNMVKILGYCVSGLERVLILEFVERGSLDQWIHDTSSTNNEQFVKFPLPWETRIKVVRGVANGLAYLHGLETPIIHRDIKASNVLLDSEFEAHIADFGLARRIDASHSHVSTQVAGTMGYMPPEYKEGAGATVKLDVYSFGILMFEIATAERPNLPKVVEEKEVWLIEWVRKMLGQNRHMEMLDSNTPKEGLSEDEVKEYFRIASLCTGECIDRPAMSEVVGLLKNLST, from the coding sequence ATGGACTCGTCTATCCAAGCAATCCTCGCTGCCGCTGCCAGCTTCTTCCTCATAACACTGATCTTCGCTATCATCGTCATCGTCTGCAAATCCACCTCAAACCAAGACTGCCGACGACGAAGACGACAACGCCACCACCATCAGACCAGAACGGTACCAAATCCGGAGCTCTCCATAACAATCGACGAAAGCGCCACCTTTGACCCGGCTATGAACCGGATCTCCATGGAGGAGCTCAAAGTGTCCACCAAGAATTTCTCCGCCGATTTAATCATCGGCGACGGAAGTTTCGGCTTGGTTTATAAGGCTACACTGTTTAACGGCTCTACGGTCGCCATTAAAAAGCTTGACCCGGATGCCTTTCAAGGTTTTCGTGAGTTTCGCGCCGAGATGGAGACTTTAGGCAAGTTGCGCCACCGAAATATGGTTAAAATTCTCGGGTATTGTGTTTCGGGTTTGGAACGGGTTCTAATTCTTGAGTTCGTTGAAAGAGGAAGTCTTGACCAGTGGATTCATGACACATCATCGACGAATAACGAGCAGTTTGTTAAGTTCCCGTTACCTTGGGAGACGAGGATCAAGGTAGTTAGAGGAGTGGCGAACGGCCTTGCTTATTTGCATGGGCTTGAGACTCCCATTATTCATAGAGATATCAAGGCTAGCAATGTTTTACTGGATTCGGAATTCGAGGCCCATATTGCTGATTTTGGGCTCGCCCGTAGAATCGATGCGTCGCATTCCCATGTGTCAACGCAGGTAGCCGGGACCATGGGATACATGCCGCCGGAATACAAGGAGGGTGCCGGGGCAACGGTGAAGTTAGATGTTTACAGTTTTGGGATTTTGATGTTTGAAATTGCGACCGCGGAGAGGCCAAATTTGCCTAAGGTGGTGGAGGAGAAGGAGGTGTGGCTGATTGAATGGGTCAGGAAAATGTTAGGGCAAAATCGTCATATGGAAATGTTGGATAGTAATACACCCAAGGAGGGGTTGAGTGAAGACGAAGTCAAGGAGTATTTCAGAATTGCGTCTTTGTGTACAGGAGAGTGTATAGACAGGCCTGCCATGAGTGAAGTCGTGGGTTTGTTGAAAAACCTTTCAACGTGA